From the genome of uncultured Bacteroides sp.:
ATCCGTCAATATATCAATCGCACTATCCAATTCCTGGAAAAATTTCTTATACACATCTTCCAAACCATCATAATTGTTTTTTAATGATCCGCTGCCGTAATTGCAATAAGGAATAGGCCCATAAGCATCGGCAACACGATGCATTGCTTCAACTTTAACCACAGTTGCAAGAGCTGATATCTGAGGTAATCCCTGCTCATTAGCAATTTTCACAATTGATTCCCAGGCTGGCATCACGCTCGAGAAGCCAGAAATAAAAGTTTTCTCAACCCAATTAGTTATAAAATAATAAGACCCATTATGTACTCCTCCATACCAAGTTCCTGTAGGAGCTATATATCCAGAGTACAGATCACTGGTTAACCCTTGTGATACCTGATAACTTCCATCATCATTTGTTCCGTCTTTAAAAAGGACCACATTTCTTTCCAATTGATTAAAAAAAGCGCCAGTTTTAAGATTATCACGTGACATCATATCTTCTGTTGTCTCATGATGATTAATATTGCAATTATCAAAGGAGTCTGTACAAGAAGTATTCAAAGCAATAAGTGATGCACATAATAATGGCAGCTTATTCCAGGAAAATAATTTGTTTACAATCATAATCATATTCAATTAAGATTATTAGAATTGAAGTTTAACAGAGAAACCAAGATTGCGTAAACTTGGCATCATAAAGTAATCCACACCTTGATAATAAGTACCTGTATTTGCAGTCAATTCAGGGTCATAAGGTGCCTTATTATATAGTAAGAACAGGTTTCGGCCAACAAAAGATACATTCATATCTTTTATCCATTTGCACAATTTGCTTACAGGTACATTATATCCAAGAGTCAGTTCACTCAATCTTACGTTTGTTGCACTATAACAGTACATTGAACCTATACCTCCTGATGAGCCTCCACCTACAGTCTGATAATACTCTTTAGCCGGAATACGTTTACCATTTACTAACGCTCCACCAGCATCGCGTGCATCAGCAGAAGCTTTTGACACACCAAATGCATCCATTATAGCTTGAGTATTTGAAACAACAATACCACCAACACGTGCAGAGAATAAGAATCCAAGAGAAATGCGTTTCCAATTAAAGTTGTTTCCCCATCCTAAATTATATTTTGGACTACTGTTACCAGCAAATACAAACTTATTAGCATCTGCTACAACAACCTGATCTGAAGGATGAACATAAATAGCACCATGCTCGTCTGTTTTTAATGTATTTACATAAATGTCACCCATTGAGCCACCTTCTTTAAGCATCATTTTATAACTGCCTGTTCCGCCCATATCAAGTTCTGAAAGTGAAGTGATCTCCCCTGTTACAGGATTAGTCCAACCTGGCAATAATTCTACAATCTTGTTTTTGTTTAAAGAATAAGTTATATAAGAATTCCAGTTTAGTTTTCCAATTTTCTGATCATATTTTGCTGAAATTTCAATACCCTTATTATCAATACGTCCAGCATTCACTATAACACTTGTATATCCAGAGGAGGATGTTAATGTAGGCTCAAAGAATTGATTATAAGTACTTGATTTATATAATGTGGCATCTAATTTCAATTTATTCCTGAAGAAAACAAGATTCACACCGGCTTCCCACGATTTTGTACGTTCTGCCTTCAGATTGGTATTTGGCATTCTTGTCTGAGTTTTAGGATATCCGCTAGCCAAAACATAAGTTGGATTTATCAGGAACAAATTTGGTTCATTACCAACTTCAGAATATGATACACGCACTTTCATGTAAGGCATTACATCAGTACTGCAATTAAATATATCAGTAACAATACCCGATAATCCGACAGTTGGATAGAAAAATGGCTTATTGATTGTGGACACCCAATCTTCACGGGCCGTTAAATCAAGGTATACTAAACTTTTGTAACCAATTTGCGCACTTCCAAATACCGATTGTTTTTTCTTCTGATAACCACTTTGAGAAGATTCTGCTGTGGAAGTATTTACGTTTCCATAGGTAAATAAGTTGGCAACACCATGAAGTTTTCCACCATACATATCCTGGTTATATAAGATATCTTCAACGCTGGCACCAATATTAGCTGTCAGCCCAAATGTCTGATCTTTAAAATATTTGTTAATGTTAAGCAAAGCTTCTGCATAAATCTGACGGGTTTCTGTTTCGTTCAGAGAATAGTAACCAGTATCTGATGCAAAAAGAGTATTAGTCGATGCATTGTATTTCTTCTCATACCTGTCATTGCTTTTATCCATTTTTACACGTCCGGATAAATTTATCCATTTAGCAAATTCATATTTAAGAGATGCATTTGTCATGTATCTTTCTTTATGATTAATGAATTTGTCACTTTCTGTAATCCAGTAAGGATTTTGCATGGATAAACCTTCATCTCCGTATGACCAGAACTGAGTCTGGAAATTGCGAGAGGCATTATATCTTTGGTATATCTGTACTTTAGAGAAATCATCACCAGGAGGAAATAAATATAAAGGAACCAGTGGATTAAAATACTGTCCCTGAGAAATCATATTCTGTTCTCTTACATTAGTAGCCATGAAACCCAGATCCATTGTCATTTTATTATTGAAAAATGTAGATGAGTTTCGTACAGAAAAGTTATAACGATCATAGTCGTTATTATGAATAATACCTTGTGAATTAACCGTACCTAATGATACATAAGTCTGGTTCTTTTCAGTACCAGTAGATAAACTTACAGAATTTGTAACATTCGCTCCGGTTTGGAAGAAATCGGCTGGATTATAATTTGAACGGCTAGTCAGCTTATCACCCCAACTGTAGTAACTTCCTGTTTCAGATTGTCCGTAAGTCTTTTGGAATTTAGGCAAAATAAGAGGTCTTGAAAAAATAGTACTGTTTACTACATTAATAGACAGCCTATCTTTCTGTCCTTTTTTAGTTGTAACTATCACAACACCATTTGCAGCAGAACTACCATAAAGTGCAGCAGCCGAAGGACCACTAAGTACAGATATACTTTCAATATCATCTGGATTGATATTTGAAATTCCATCACCAGTCTGCCCGGCACCTGCAAATACACCTTCGGGCTGTTCACTTGACAAGTTAGGCATTGGAATACCATCAACTACATATAATGCATTATTGTTTCCTGCGATTGATTTAACACCACGCATTACCACACGTGATGAACCGCCTGCTCCTGATGCAGAGCTATTGATTGTTACACCAGCCACTCTTCCGTTTAGGTTATTAATAAAGTTTGCATCAGATACTTTATTGATATCACTACCTGATAACTGCTGTACATTATACGACAGAGATTTAGCCTCCTTCTTAATACCCAGGGCAGTAACAACCACTTCGTCAATCTTAACCAGAGATGATTCAAGAACTAAATTATAAGACGAATGAGTTCCTACTGAAACTTGTTGAGTTTTCATACCTATATAAGATACCTGAAGTTGTTTAGCATCATCGGGCAACGTTAGCGAAAAGTTACCATCTATATCTGTGACTGTTCCGATATTTGGTTGTCCTTTTACAATGATAGAAGCACCAATAACCGGTTCTCCTTCATTATCCTTGACAATACCGGTTATCTTTTTATTTCCAATTTGTGTTCCTGCTTTTTGTTTTACAGAAAGAACTATTGTTTCTCTTTCAATAGCAAATGAAATATTTGTTTTACTAAAAATTTGGTTTAAAACATTTTTCAATGGTACTGCTTTTACATTTATTGTAACTAAATGTTGAACATCTACATTCTTGTCATAAACGAATAGATAATTTGTCTGTTTCTCTATTAAGCTTAAAGCTTGTTCCAGTTTCACATCTTTTAAATTAAGAGTAACCGGAACATTCTGAGCATTCACATTTCCCGCATACAGACAAAGAATAACGGTACA
Proteins encoded in this window:
- a CDS encoding SusC/RagA family TonB-linked outer membrane protein, which encodes MNKNFYRFKRYFFFLCTVILCLYAGNVNAQNVPVTLNLKDVKLEQALSLIEKQTNYLFVYDKNVDVQHLVTINVKAVPLKNVLNQIFSKTNISFAIERETIVLSVKQKAGTQIGNKKITGIVKDNEGEPVIGASIIVKGQPNIGTVTDIDGNFSLTLPDDAKQLQVSYIGMKTQQVSVGTHSSYNLVLESSLVKIDEVVVTALGIKKEAKSLSYNVQQLSGSDINKVSDANFINNLNGRVAGVTINSSASGAGGSSRVVMRGVKSIAGNNNALYVVDGIPMPNLSSEQPEGVFAGAGQTGDGISNINPDDIESISVLSGPSAAALYGSSAANGVVIVTTKKGQKDRLSINVVNSTIFSRPLILPKFQKTYGQSETGSYYSWGDKLTSRSNYNPADFFQTGANVTNSVSLSTGTEKNQTYVSLGTVNSQGIIHNNDYDRYNFSVRNSSTFFNNKMTMDLGFMATNVREQNMISQGQYFNPLVPLYLFPPGDDFSKVQIYQRYNASRNFQTQFWSYGDEGLSMQNPYWITESDKFINHKERYMTNASLKYEFAKWINLSGRVKMDKSNDRYEKKYNASTNTLFASDTGYYSLNETETRQIYAEALLNINKYFKDQTFGLTANIGASVEDILYNQDMYGGKLHGVANLFTYGNVNTSTAESSQSGYQKKKQSVFGSAQIGYKSLVYLDLTAREDWVSTINKPFFYPTVGLSGIVTDIFNCSTDVMPYMKVRVSYSEVGNEPNLFLINPTYVLASGYPKTQTRMPNTNLKAERTKSWEAGVNLVFFRNKLKLDATLYKSSTYNQFFEPTLTSSSGYTSVIVNAGRIDNKGIEISAKYDQKIGKLNWNSYITYSLNKNKIVELLPGWTNPVTGEITSLSELDMGGTGSYKMMLKEGGSMGDIYVNTLKTDEHGAIYVHPSDQVVVADANKFVFAGNSSPKYNLGWGNNFNWKRISLGFLFSARVGGIVVSNTQAIMDAFGVSKASADARDAGGALVNGKRIPAKEYYQTVGGGSSGGIGSMYCYSATNVRLSELTLGYNVPVSKLCKWIKDMNVSFVGRNLFLLYNKAPYDPELTANTGTYYQGVDYFMMPSLRNLGFSVKLQF